In one uncultured Methanoregula sp. genomic region, the following are encoded:
- a CDS encoding nucleotide-binding protein, whose protein sequence is MKIGNIEVKVSIVSIGVFVFFTLFLILASLYSPEVRSNLIWMIPCLFMLLVIPVALNYMSRSEYADLTPRYEVEAKTVRVKLINESMIGKPVRIEGVVERVYFQFLNRPQFLVADRSGAISVKMFTSPDEDFKVNDVVEVLGQVIRRYIVTGEPVINCVSIRKIKKS, encoded by the coding sequence ATGAAGATCGGAAATATTGAGGTGAAGGTCTCAATTGTCTCGATTGGGGTATTTGTGTTCTTCACCCTTTTTCTTATTCTCGCCTCCCTGTACAGCCCTGAAGTCCGGTCAAACCTCATCTGGATGATCCCGTGCCTCTTTATGCTGCTGGTCATCCCTGTTGCCCTCAACTACATGAGCCGCAGCGAGTACGCGGATCTTACCCCCCGCTACGAGGTTGAGGCGAAGACCGTCCGGGTCAAACTGATCAACGAGAGTATGATTGGGAAGCCCGTGCGGATTGAGGGTGTGGTAGAACGGGTGTATTTTCAGTTCCTGAACCGCCCCCAGTTCCTTGTTGCAGACCGGTCCGGGGCGATCTCGGTGAAGATGTTCACCAGTCCCGATGAAGATTTTAAGGTGAATGATGTGGTGGAAGTGCTGGGACAGGTGATTCGACGGTATATCGTTACGGGTGAGCCGGTCATCAACTGCGTCTCTATCAGGAAAATAAAAAAATCCTAG
- a CDS encoding PAS domain S-box protein yields the protein MDENAGEGDEATRIRAVLRNHPQGLSIKEISFEVSMSRNSVAKYLEVLMASGQLDLRHVGNAKLYTLSRRIPVGSIINHTGELIIVLDDNLRVVQASDSFCAFTGLPRADIHDARLSSLPAPILSAAEEGELLPLMHGGPTLKKEIRVVRNGDEVFFSGRFIPALLGNGVTAVTCILEDITERVRAERATRERDQLLHTIFHIPTAPQFYIDRNHKVVYWDRALEIMTGIKAEVVIGTHDHWKAFYSGEYPCLIDLVVDGNPRKIFEMYPEISSCSPDAEGRYEFTGFFSAVGPRGKWLHLTAMPVRDPAGNLTGAMETVEDVTDKKNREFVIQD from the coding sequence ATGGATGAAAATGCGGGGGAAGGGGACGAGGCAACACGAATACGGGCAGTGCTCAGAAACCACCCACAAGGCTTGAGTATCAAGGAAATCTCGTTTGAGGTCTCGATGAGCCGGAACTCTGTGGCAAAGTACCTCGAAGTGCTCATGGCATCCGGCCAGCTCGATCTCCGTCATGTGGGAAATGCCAAGCTCTACACCCTTTCCCGCAGGATCCCGGTTGGCAGTATCATCAACCATACCGGGGAACTCATCATCGTCCTTGATGACAACCTGCGGGTCGTCCAGGCAAGCGACTCTTTCTGTGCGTTTACCGGTTTACCCCGGGCAGATATCCACGATGCCCGGCTGAGTTCCCTCCCTGCCCCGATCCTGTCTGCGGCAGAAGAAGGGGAGCTCCTCCCCCTCATGCACGGGGGCCCCACCCTGAAAAAAGAGATCCGGGTTGTACGGAACGGCGACGAGGTCTTTTTTTCCGGGCGGTTCATTCCAGCCCTGCTAGGGAACGGTGTTACTGCGGTCACATGTATCCTTGAAGATATCACGGAGCGCGTCCGGGCTGAGCGGGCCACCCGTGAACGCGACCAGCTCCTCCATACGATATTCCATATCCCGACCGCTCCCCAGTTTTATATCGACCGGAACCACAAGGTTGTGTACTGGGACCGGGCACTTGAGATCATGACCGGCATCAAAGCAGAAGTGGTGATCGGCACTCACGACCACTGGAAAGCGTTTTACAGCGGGGAATATCCCTGTCTCATCGACCTGGTGGTTGACGGAAACCCCCGGAAGATCTTCGAAATGTACCCGGAAATCTCCTCATGTTCACCGGATGCGGAAGGACGATACGAATTTACGGGCTTTTTTTCAGCTGTCGGCCCCCGCGGGAAATGGCTGCATCTCACCGCCATGCCGGTAAGGGACCCGGCCGGGAACCTGACCGGTGCCATGGAGACGGTCGAGGATGTCACGGATAAGAAAAACCGGGAGTTCGTCATCCAGGATTAG
- a CDS encoding GNAT family N-acetyltransferase: protein MPTISAPADVEEYNEDKTLLTLYALAGEESGGFVTFRPGFISRIGRAIFSEGTAAAPARIYEAVEVRELTPAEMARAERELWIHYHQQKADREHDRLFAVFVGTRIIGVARCARHDDGLEVDAVYVLDEYRLRGFARSVMSLLIEECGRNETLYMHSKTELMDFYGSFGFYAIPENDLPKSIRDRFGFCMGNLKGIDVCPMRREPGSHKQDGQETGRKKVTA from the coding sequence ATGCCAACCATCTCCGCACCTGCTGACGTGGAAGAGTACAACGAGGACAAGACGCTCCTCACGCTCTATGCCCTTGCCGGAGAGGAGAGCGGCGGTTTTGTCACGTTCAGGCCGGGATTTATCAGCAGGATCGGCAGGGCCATCTTCTCGGAAGGGACCGCGGCTGCACCGGCACGGATCTACGAGGCTGTCGAAGTCCGGGAGCTCACACCAGCCGAGATGGCCCGGGCCGAACGGGAACTCTGGATCCATTACCACCAGCAGAAAGCCGACCGCGAGCACGACCGCCTCTTCGCGGTATTTGTCGGTACGCGTATCATCGGGGTTGCCCGGTGTGCCCGGCACGACGACGGCCTGGAAGTCGATGCCGTGTACGTGCTCGATGAATACCGGCTCCGGGGTTTTGCCCGTTCGGTCATGTCCCTCTTAATCGAGGAGTGCGGCAGGAACGAGACCCTTTACATGCATTCCAAGACTGAATTGATGGACTTCTATGGAAGCTTCGGGTTTTATGCTATACCGGAGAACGATCTCCCAAAATCAATCCGGGACCGGTTCGGGTTCTGCATGGGCAATCTCAAGGGAATCGATGTCTGCCCCATGCGCCGGGAGCCGGGTTCGCACAAGCAGGACGGGCAGGAAACAGGCCGGAAAAAAGTGACCGCGTAA
- a CDS encoding carbonic anhydrase translates to MCALIDKLLLGNLRFRETDFTPNIDYYKELAGSQHPTTLWIACSDSRLQSGHITQARAGELFIQRNIGNIVPVHDWNFATVLEYAVVHLKVQDVVICGHSNCGAIRALDKESTDSYIPLWLNNAREAKTRVDAKIKPPETVLENDERYKLIEQENVRLQIEHLYTYPLLKKAVDAKNVVVHGLYYDLGTGVLSRVS, encoded by the coding sequence GTGTGTGCATTGATCGATAAACTGTTACTAGGGAACCTGAGGTTTCGGGAAACGGATTTCACCCCGAACATTGACTATTACAAAGAACTGGCAGGAAGCCAGCACCCGACCACGCTCTGGATCGCGTGTTCTGACTCCCGGCTCCAGTCCGGGCACATAACACAGGCCCGGGCCGGCGAACTGTTCATCCAGCGCAATATCGGGAACATCGTGCCGGTCCATGACTGGAATTTTGCGACCGTGCTGGAATATGCGGTTGTGCACCTGAAAGTGCAGGACGTTGTAATTTGCGGCCACTCGAACTGTGGGGCGATCCGGGCGCTTGACAAGGAGAGTACAGACTCATATATCCCGCTCTGGCTCAACAATGCCCGCGAGGCAAAGACCCGGGTGGATGCAAAGATCAAACCCCCGGAGACGGTGCTTGAGAATGATGAGCGGTATAAACTCATCGAGCAGGAGAACGTGCGGCTCCAGATCGAGCACCTTTATACGTACCCTCTCCTTAAAAAAGCGGTGGATGCGAAAAACGTGGTCGTCCACGGGCTCTATTACGATCTTGGCACCGGCGTACTGAGCCGGGTTTCCTGA